One Tessaracoccus lacteus DNA window includes the following coding sequences:
- a CDS encoding HAD family hydrolase, with product MSSRLGVFDAVIFDFDGTLADSHAAMMRSYVRWAEEYGVDLSQARMYTGRPSEAVARALVTDGRAEEAGLRLDALEVSDTDGVVALPGSLDALSALDDGRRAIATSCTMALVVARMDAAGLPLPAVVVAREQYAHGKPAPDPFLVAAQRLGVDPARCLVAEDAPAGVAGAHAAGCRVLGVLTSHTADELGADWHVGSLAEVSFAVTADGVAVSLA from the coding sequence GTGAGCTCCCGGCTCGGCGTCTTCGACGCGGTCATCTTCGACTTCGACGGCACCCTGGCCGACTCGCACGCCGCGATGATGCGGTCCTACGTGCGGTGGGCCGAGGAGTACGGCGTCGACCTGTCTCAGGCCCGCATGTACACCGGCCGCCCGTCCGAGGCGGTCGCGCGTGCCCTGGTCACCGACGGCCGCGCGGAGGAGGCCGGCCTCCGCCTCGACGCGCTGGAAGTGTCCGACACCGACGGCGTCGTCGCGCTGCCCGGCTCCCTCGATGCGCTCTCCGCCCTCGACGACGGCCGTCGCGCCATCGCCACCTCCTGCACCATGGCGCTGGTCGTCGCCCGGATGGACGCAGCGGGCCTGCCCCTGCCGGCGGTGGTCGTGGCCCGCGAGCAGTACGCACACGGCAAGCCCGCCCCGGACCCGTTCCTGGTGGCCGCGCAGCGCCTCGGCGTCGACCCGGCCCGCTGCCTCGTCGCGGAGGACGCCCCCGCTGGCGTCGCCGGTGCGCACGCGGCCGGCTGCCGCGTGCTCGGCGTCCTGACTAGCCACACGGCCGACGAGCTGGGCGCAGACTGGCACGTCGGATCGCTCGCCGAGGTCTCCTTCGCCG
- a CDS encoding cell division protein CrgA codes for MPESKTRKQAVDKKKSKEKAELAEMRREAKRLAPASRNWVPAVFVPMGLLGVLWMVVYNLAGNMIPFMQSLGDWNVAIGLGLIVACFSFMTLWK; via the coding sequence GTGCCCGAGTCGAAGACACGCAAGCAGGCCGTGGACAAGAAGAAGTCCAAGGAGAAGGCCGAACTCGCCGAGATGCGGCGTGAGGCCAAGCGGCTTGCCCCCGCGTCCCGGAACTGGGTGCCCGCCGTGTTCGTCCCGATGGGCCTGCTCGGCGTGCTGTGGATGGTCGTCTACAACCTGGCCGGCAACATGATCCCCTTCATGCAGTCGCTCGGCGACTGGAACGTCGCGATCGGGCTTGGCCTGATCGTCGCGTGCTTCTCCTTCATGACCCTGTGGAAGTGA
- a CDS encoding DUF881 domain-containing protein, with amino-acid sequence MRIREWLGGRARSVRASVGRNQARPRTLRGRTATVLVCLLAGLMMTVSAIAARGEDLRSDREADMRDLIVSQGQRNEQLRGQSSELSDEVDALTDAASGDEDLSGEVTAAERAAGLTAVYGPGLRVTLDDAPLDVKPAGVDDDDLVVHQQDIQGVVNALWSGGAEALTIQGQRVIATTGIKCVGNTVVLHGVPYAPPYVIEAIGDQAALESALENDRTVQIYRQYVAAYGLGYSVSAVDELDAPDYSGSVGLTHASRG; translated from the coding sequence ATGAGGATCAGGGAGTGGCTGGGGGGCCGGGCGCGCAGCGTCCGGGCCAGCGTCGGCCGCAACCAGGCCCGGCCTCGCACCCTCCGCGGCCGCACCGCGACGGTGCTCGTGTGCCTCCTTGCCGGCCTCATGATGACGGTCTCTGCCATCGCCGCCCGCGGCGAGGACCTCCGCAGCGACCGCGAGGCCGACATGCGCGACCTGATCGTTTCCCAGGGCCAGCGCAACGAGCAGCTGCGTGGGCAGTCCTCCGAGTTGTCCGACGAGGTGGACGCCCTCACCGACGCGGCCAGCGGCGACGAGGACCTGAGCGGCGAGGTGACCGCTGCCGAGAGAGCCGCCGGCCTGACCGCCGTCTACGGCCCCGGCCTGCGCGTCACGCTCGACGACGCACCGCTGGACGTGAAGCCCGCAGGCGTCGACGACGACGATCTCGTCGTGCACCAGCAGGACATCCAGGGCGTGGTGAACGCGCTCTGGTCCGGCGGGGCGGAGGCCCTGACCATCCAGGGGCAGCGGGTCATCGCGACGACCGGCATCAAGTGCGTCGGCAACACCGTCGTCCTCCACGGCGTGCCCTACGCGCCGCCCTATGTGATCGAGGCGATCGGCGACCAGGCGGCCCTGGAGTCCGCGCTGGAGAACGACCGGACCGTGCAGATCTACCGGCAGTACGTGGCCGCCTACGGGCTGGGCTACTCGGTCAGCGCGGTCGACGAGCTCGACGCCCCCGACTACTCCGGCTCGGTCGGCCTCACGCACGCCAGCCGGGGCTGA
- a CDS encoding aminodeoxychorismate/anthranilate synthase component II: MASILVIDNYDSFVYNLVSYLAQIGAEVEVWRNDDPRFDVDEWWVPFDGILISPGPGTPEEAGVCVDVVSTVGGVRPLFGVCLGLQAMAVAYGGVVDRAPELLHGKTSPVFHEGKGVFASLPSPVTTTRYHSLAIVEDTVPDVLEVTARTDTGVIMAVRHRELPVEAVQFHPESVLTEGGYQMLANWLAECGDADAPRRAAGLSPLVDVDDLG, from the coding sequence GTGGCCAGCATCCTCGTCATCGACAACTACGACTCGTTCGTCTACAACCTCGTCTCCTACCTGGCGCAGATCGGCGCCGAGGTCGAGGTGTGGCGTAACGACGACCCGCGGTTCGACGTCGACGAGTGGTGGGTACCGTTCGACGGCATCCTGATCTCCCCCGGCCCCGGCACCCCGGAGGAGGCGGGCGTCTGCGTCGACGTGGTCTCGACTGTCGGCGGGGTCCGTCCGCTGTTCGGCGTGTGCCTCGGTCTGCAGGCGATGGCCGTGGCCTACGGCGGCGTCGTCGACCGCGCCCCCGAGTTGCTGCATGGCAAGACCTCGCCGGTGTTCCACGAGGGCAAGGGCGTCTTCGCCAGCCTGCCGTCGCCGGTCACGACGACCCGCTACCACTCGCTCGCCATCGTCGAGGACACCGTCCCCGACGTCCTCGAGGTCACGGCCCGCACCGACACGGGGGTCATCATGGCCGTCCGGCACCGCGAGCTGCCCGTCGAGGCCGTGCAGTTCCACCCGGAGTCGGTGCTCACGGAGGGTGGCTATCAGATGCTGGCGAACTGGCTCGCCGAGTGTGGCGACGCCGACGCACCGCGCCGCGCGGCCGGGTTGAGCCCGCTGGTCGACGTCGATGACCTCGGCTGA
- the pknB gene encoding Stk1 family PASTA domain-containing Ser/Thr kinase, translated as MTERGALLGGRYQLDQIIGRGGMAEVWRARDIRLERDVAVKRLRVDLASDPTFQARFRREAQSAAGLNHPNIVAVYDTGEELDTTSDVSVPYIVMELVEGVTLREVLRDGRKILPERALEFTAGVLDALAYAHRAGIVHRDIKPANVMLTPNGTVKVMDFGIARAVADTSATMTQTAAVIGTAQYLSPEQARGEKVDNRSDIYSVGCLLYELLTSQPLFKGDSPVSVAYQHVREIPVPPSQLDSEITPSMDAIVLKSLEKDPRDRYQDASEMREDILRALDGQPVLAGMPAVDDQATRVISSDPLTTTARRGVVPTAAAPAAAAVASGMSGASPNEIVDEEDEEVKKSRKGIIALSIIAGVVLIGLIIAMWSIFNPPATPEPSDTPVAMVEVPDLTDQTQATAESALIRLGLEVDIVEKTGTEENEGKVIGQNPDGGTSVEVGSTVTLDISQGPDTRAIPDGITGVSYDDAVAVLKAAGFTNIASPQDADPASEPIDSVKGNVISSNPASGAEVPVTQEITLTVATGTSKVPRLTGLTESQATREATLAGFDIDVTYEETDAQAPGLVFDQDPQPSSTAERKVKIKVKIAQAPAVETPETSPTPDATETTTQEPDQGTTEEPTVQESENS; from the coding sequence ATGACAGAGCGAGGAGCCCTGCTCGGCGGCCGCTACCAGCTCGACCAGATCATTGGCCGGGGCGGCATGGCCGAGGTCTGGCGCGCGCGCGACATCCGCCTCGAGCGCGACGTGGCCGTCAAGCGTCTGCGCGTCGACCTGGCCAGCGATCCCACTTTCCAGGCGCGCTTCCGCCGGGAGGCCCAGTCCGCCGCGGGGTTGAACCACCCGAACATCGTTGCCGTCTACGACACCGGCGAGGAGCTCGACACCACCTCCGACGTGTCGGTGCCCTACATCGTGATGGAGCTTGTGGAGGGCGTCACGCTGCGCGAAGTGCTGCGCGACGGCCGCAAGATCCTCCCCGAGCGTGCGCTCGAGTTCACGGCCGGCGTGCTCGACGCGCTCGCCTACGCGCACCGCGCGGGCATCGTGCACCGCGACATCAAGCCCGCCAACGTCATGCTGACGCCCAACGGGACCGTCAAGGTGATGGACTTCGGCATCGCCCGCGCCGTCGCGGACACCTCCGCGACGATGACACAGACGGCCGCCGTGATCGGCACCGCCCAGTACCTGTCCCCCGAGCAGGCGCGCGGCGAGAAGGTCGACAACCGCTCCGACATCTACTCCGTCGGCTGCCTCCTGTACGAGCTGCTCACGTCGCAGCCGCTGTTCAAAGGCGACTCGCCCGTCTCGGTGGCGTACCAGCACGTCCGCGAGATCCCCGTTCCGCCGTCGCAGCTCGACTCCGAGATCACGCCGTCGATGGACGCGATCGTGTTGAAGTCGCTGGAGAAGGATCCGCGCGACCGGTACCAGGACGCGTCCGAGATGCGCGAGGACATCCTGCGCGCACTCGACGGGCAGCCGGTGCTGGCTGGCATGCCCGCCGTCGACGACCAGGCGACCCGCGTCATCAGCAGCGATCCGCTGACCACCACGGCGCGCCGAGGCGTGGTGCCGACCGCCGCCGCACCCGCGGCCGCGGCGGTAGCCTCCGGCATGTCGGGGGCCTCGCCGAACGAGATCGTCGACGAGGAGGACGAGGAGGTCAAGAAGAGCCGCAAGGGCATCATCGCGCTGTCGATCATCGCCGGCGTCGTGCTCATCGGCCTGATCATCGCCATGTGGTCGATCTTCAACCCGCCGGCCACCCCGGAGCCCTCCGATACGCCCGTCGCCATGGTCGAGGTCCCCGACCTGACCGACCAGACGCAGGCCACGGCGGAGAGCGCCCTGATCAGGCTCGGCCTCGAGGTCGACATCGTCGAGAAGACGGGCACCGAGGAGAACGAGGGCAAGGTCATCGGCCAGAACCCTGACGGCGGCACCTCCGTCGAGGTCGGCAGCACCGTCACGCTCGACATCTCGCAGGGCCCCGACACCAGGGCGATCCCCGACGGCATCACCGGCGTCTCCTATGACGACGCTGTCGCGGTGCTGAAGGCCGCGGGCTTCACGAACATCGCCTCCCCGCAGGACGCCGACCCGGCCTCGGAGCCGATCGACTCCGTCAAGGGCAACGTCATCTCCAGCAACCCCGCGTCCGGCGCGGAGGTGCCCGTCACGCAGGAGATCACGCTGACCGTGGCCACCGGTACCTCGAAGGTGCCGAGGCTCACCGGCCTGACCGAGAGCCAGGCCACCCGTGAGGCGACGCTGGCCGGCTTCGACATCGACGTGACCTACGAGGAGACCGACGCGCAGGCGCCCGGTCTGGTGTTCGACCAGGATCCGCAGCCCAGCTCCACCGCGGAGCGCAAGGTCAAGATCAAGGTGAAGATCGCGCAGGCGCCGGCGGTGGAGACCCCGGAGACGTCCCCAACCCCGGACGCCACCGAGACCACCACCCAGGAGCCCGACCAGGGGACCACGGAGGAACCGACGGTTCAGGAGTCCGAGAACTCCTGA
- a CDS encoding peptidoglycan D,D-transpeptidase FtsI family protein, which produces MNGPIRKVAVFVAIMMAALLANTTYISVFRTDSLNAEARNRRVRDAEFAANRGAILVGNTAIAESVSGDGTRFPYVRSYPDGETWSSVTGWYSYDYARSGLEQSYNDVLAGTSSEQTFTRVMDVLTGRRSQGANVSTTLNAAAQKAAVTALGDKQGAAIAMDYTTGEILALASTPTYDPSLLSDTNLTAARDAWSTLLNADEGPLKNRATREVYPPGSTFKLVTAAAAIEDGWVPSTEVDSPDSLPLPGSSRSMGNSTNCGGTRITLEQALKVSCNTAFGNVGLQLGSEKLQAMAEAFGFNQEQTIDISAATSRFPTDIDAAQTALSAIGQYEVAASPLQMLQVAATIANDGTMMRPYIASAVTNRDLSVLQSTTPTELGQPISSATAEMLQQMMVATVESGTGTPAQVSGLVVGGKTGTAQWDLDQPPYAWFVGYAEDPSVAIVAFVENADIERNDISGGRLAAPIFTAILEALR; this is translated from the coding sequence GTGAACGGCCCCATCCGCAAGGTCGCCGTCTTCGTGGCGATCATGATGGCCGCGCTGCTGGCCAACACCACCTACATCTCGGTGTTCCGCACCGACTCCCTCAACGCGGAGGCCCGCAACCGCCGCGTCCGGGATGCGGAATTCGCGGCGAACCGCGGCGCCATCCTCGTCGGCAACACGGCGATCGCCGAGTCGGTATCCGGCGATGGGACCCGTTTCCCCTACGTGCGCAGCTACCCCGACGGCGAGACGTGGAGTTCGGTCACCGGCTGGTACTCCTACGACTACGCGCGTTCCGGGCTGGAGCAGAGCTACAACGATGTGCTGGCCGGCACGTCGTCCGAGCAGACGTTCACCCGCGTCATGGACGTGCTGACGGGCCGCAGGTCCCAGGGCGCCAACGTCTCCACCACGCTCAACGCCGCGGCCCAGAAGGCCGCCGTCACGGCCCTCGGCGACAAGCAGGGCGCCGCTATCGCGATGGACTACACCACCGGCGAGATCCTTGCCCTGGCCTCGACGCCCACCTACGACCCGTCGCTCCTGTCCGACACCAACCTGACCGCTGCCCGCGACGCGTGGAGCACGCTGCTGAACGCAGACGAGGGGCCACTGAAGAATCGTGCGACCCGGGAGGTGTACCCGCCGGGGTCGACGTTCAAGCTCGTCACGGCCGCCGCCGCGATCGAGGACGGCTGGGTGCCGTCCACCGAGGTCGACTCCCCCGACTCGCTTCCCCTGCCCGGCTCCAGCCGCTCGATGGGCAACTCCACCAACTGCGGGGGCACCCGGATCACGCTCGAGCAGGCCCTCAAGGTCTCCTGCAACACCGCCTTCGGCAACGTCGGCCTCCAGCTCGGTTCCGAGAAGCTGCAGGCGATGGCAGAGGCCTTCGGGTTCAACCAGGAGCAGACAATCGATATCTCGGCGGCCACCTCGCGGTTCCCCACCGACATCGACGCGGCGCAGACGGCGCTGTCTGCCATCGGCCAGTACGAGGTCGCGGCCTCCCCGCTGCAGATGCTGCAGGTCGCGGCCACCATCGCCAACGACGGCACGATGATGCGGCCCTACATCGCCAGCGCGGTGACCAACCGCGACCTGAGCGTGCTGCAGTCCACCACGCCGACCGAACTCGGGCAGCCCATCAGCTCCGCGACCGCCGAAATGCTGCAGCAGATGATGGTCGCCACCGTGGAGTCCGGCACCGGCACCCCGGCCCAGGTCAGCGGGCTGGTCGTCGGCGGGAAGACAGGCACCGCCCAGTGGGACCTCGACCAGCCGCCCTACGCCTGGTTCGTCGGCTACGCCGAGGACCCGAGCGTCGCGATCGTCGCGTTCGTCGAGAACGCCGACATCGAACGAAACGACATCTCCGGCGGCCGTCTGGCCGCCCCCATCTTCACGGCGATTCTGGAGGCACTTCGGTGA
- a CDS encoding FtsW/RodA/SpoVE family cell cycle protein gives MSVQVQPAVSDQVIVYNKRRGTELALILFAQTFGFGGWIITNLNLYGDLPDNLIPVACIWFGMGIAAHLIVRLKLPYADPLILPSVFLLNGLGLAMIYRIDQIPDPIKTDSATQLLWTALGLGLFALVVFLLRDHRRLQRYPYLLFIAGLVLLLLPLAPFIGHASGGAQIWIRVFGFSFQPAEVAKILLAIAFAAYFYEKREVLALAGRRFMGLELPRARDLGPIAVMFVLSILVMVFQNDLGTSLLFFGLFTVMIYIATERIAWPILAGAGFVGAAFAAFFFTNHVARRVNAWLDPFSNYDANLQIISAQFGLAWGGLFGRGWGLGRPGLTPLAKSDMIAAALGEEIGILGLMAIVMVYGLLVARGFKTAVTSPDGFGKLLAAGLSFTFALQVFAIIGGVTRLLPLTGLTTPFMSQGGSSLVANWIIIGILMVISHHARRPQAATAAPQDVASNSEDQTAVIR, from the coding sequence ATGTCAGTCCAGGTCCAGCCTGCCGTCTCCGACCAGGTCATCGTCTACAACAAGCGCCGGGGCACCGAGCTGGCGCTGATCCTCTTCGCCCAGACCTTCGGGTTCGGCGGCTGGATCATCACCAACCTCAACCTCTATGGCGACCTGCCGGACAACCTCATCCCCGTCGCCTGCATCTGGTTCGGCATGGGCATCGCAGCGCACCTGATCGTCCGCCTCAAGCTGCCGTATGCCGACCCGCTGATCCTGCCGTCGGTCTTCCTGCTGAACGGGCTGGGGCTGGCGATGATCTACCGGATCGACCAGATCCCCGACCCCATCAAGACCGACTCGGCCACGCAGTTGCTGTGGACGGCGCTCGGGCTCGGGCTGTTCGCTCTGGTCGTGTTCCTGCTCCGCGACCACCGACGCTTGCAGCGCTACCCGTACCTGCTGTTCATCGCCGGCCTCGTCCTGCTGCTGTTGCCGCTCGCCCCCTTCATCGGCCACGCCTCCGGCGGCGCGCAGATCTGGATCCGGGTCTTCGGCTTCTCGTTCCAGCCCGCCGAGGTGGCCAAGATCCTGCTGGCCATCGCGTTCGCCGCCTATTTCTACGAGAAGCGTGAGGTCCTCGCGCTGGCCGGCCGCCGCTTCATGGGGCTCGAGCTGCCCCGCGCCCGCGACCTCGGGCCGATCGCCGTCATGTTCGTCCTGAGCATCCTCGTGATGGTGTTCCAGAACGACCTCGGCACTTCGCTGCTGTTCTTCGGCCTGTTCACCGTCATGATCTACATCGCAACGGAGCGCATCGCCTGGCCGATCCTGGCCGGTGCCGGGTTCGTCGGCGCGGCCTTCGCCGCCTTCTTCTTCACCAACCACGTGGCCCGGCGCGTCAACGCGTGGCTCGACCCGTTCAGCAACTACGACGCCAACCTCCAGATCATCAGCGCACAGTTCGGGCTCGCCTGGGGCGGGCTGTTCGGCCGCGGCTGGGGGCTCGGGCGGCCCGGGCTCACCCCGCTGGCGAAGTCGGACATGATCGCGGCGGCGCTCGGCGAGGAGATCGGCATCCTAGGCCTGATGGCGATCGTGATGGTCTACGGCCTGCTGGTGGCGCGAGGCTTCAAGACGGCCGTGACGTCGCCGGACGGCTTCGGGAAACTGCTCGCCGCCGGCCTCAGCTTCACGTTCGCACTGCAGGTGTTCGCAATCATCGGCGGCGTGACGCGCCTCCTGCCGCTGACGGGCCTGACGACACCATTCATGAGCCAGGGCGGCTCGTCGCTGGTGGCCAACTGGATCATCATCGGGATCCTGATGGTGATCTCGCACCATGCCCGCCGGCCGCAGGCCGCCACCGCCGCGCCTCAGGACGTGGCGTCGAACTCGGAGGACCAGACGGCGGTGATCAGGTGA
- a CDS encoding PP2C family protein-serine/threonine phosphatase: MFSLRFVAHSEVGRVRKNNQDAGYASPNMLLVTDGMGGAAAGDLASAVASTEAARSDVRAADGEEMLERIAGMMARTNAKLSDLIDDDLELDGMGTTFCGALFNGTQFGIGHIGDSRGYLLRDGELTQLTHDHSWVQSLIDEGKITPAQAAVHPHRSLILKVLNGQAAFEPDLDLLDAQLGDRVMFCSDGLSGLVDDATMAELLATDDLEAAAAGLAHTANANGGHDNITVVIGEVVPQDDELDAAAPLLVGSATEVSIPRTGAAADKGPKYPTPSAPEPETTADHDAAEVARYAPQEQRRRWPGIALSILAILLVLGLGGWGLVSYGQSRYYVAADDAGYVALYNGVPGNVLGVSLNRLVSSTDIPVSNLPRFYQRAVDATITVPDETAGESTTTELRALAERCMEVRAERANATPDPEPTVPGLPTSSLLATASPTTSPLPDPAPTPGLLRPTTLGTPTADAEEADPEAC, from the coding sequence TTGTTCAGCCTCCGCTTCGTCGCCCACTCCGAGGTCGGCCGCGTCCGCAAGAACAACCAGGACGCCGGCTACGCCTCGCCGAACATGCTGCTGGTCACCGACGGCATGGGCGGCGCCGCGGCGGGAGACCTCGCCTCCGCCGTCGCCTCCACCGAGGCCGCCCGCTCCGACGTCCGGGCCGCCGACGGCGAGGAGATGCTGGAGCGCATCGCCGGCATGATGGCGCGCACCAACGCGAAGCTGTCCGACCTCATCGACGACGACCTCGAGCTCGACGGCATGGGGACCACCTTCTGCGGGGCCCTGTTCAACGGGACGCAGTTCGGCATCGGCCACATCGGCGACTCCCGCGGCTACCTGCTTCGCGACGGCGAGCTCACGCAGCTGACGCACGACCACTCCTGGGTGCAGTCGCTGATCGACGAGGGCAAGATCACGCCCGCCCAGGCGGCGGTCCACCCGCACCGCTCCCTCATCCTCAAGGTCCTCAACGGCCAGGCGGCCTTCGAGCCCGACCTCGACCTGCTCGATGCGCAGCTCGGCGACCGGGTGATGTTCTGCTCCGACGGGCTCAGCGGGCTCGTCGACGACGCCACGATGGCCGAGCTGCTCGCGACCGACGACCTGGAGGCCGCAGCCGCGGGCCTGGCGCACACCGCCAACGCCAACGGCGGCCACGACAACATCACGGTCGTCATCGGCGAGGTCGTGCCCCAGGACGACGAGCTCGACGCGGCGGCCCCGCTGCTGGTCGGGTCCGCCACCGAGGTGTCGATCCCCCGCACCGGGGCAGCCGCCGACAAGGGACCGAAGTACCCGACCCCATCGGCGCCCGAGCCCGAGACCACCGCAGACCACGACGCGGCGGAGGTCGCCAGGTACGCGCCGCAGGAGCAGCGTCGACGCTGGCCCGGGATCGCGCTGTCGATCCTCGCGATCCTCCTAGTGCTCGGTCTCGGCGGCTGGGGCCTGGTGTCCTACGGCCAGTCCCGCTATTACGTCGCCGCCGACGACGCCGGCTACGTCGCGCTCTACAACGGCGTGCCAGGCAACGTGCTGGGGGTCTCGCTGAACCGCCTCGTCTCGAGCACCGACATTCCCGTCAGCAACCTGCCACGGTTCTACCAGCGGGCCGTCGACGCCACCATCACCGTCCCCGACGAGACGGCCGGCGAGAGCACGACCACCGAGCTCAGGGCCCTGGCGGAGCGCTGCATGGAGGTCCGCGCCGAGCGCGCGAACGCCACTCCCGATCCGGAGCCGACCGTGCCCGGCCTGCCGACCAGCAGCCTCCTGGCGACGGCTTCGCCGACGACCTCCCCGCTGCCCGACCCCGCCCCCACGCCCGGCCTGCTGCGCCCCACGACCCTCGGCACCCCGACTGCGGACGCCGAAGAGGCCGACCCCGAGGCCTGCTGA
- a CDS encoding FHA domain-containing protein FhaB/FipA, with protein MSDLIIAAIKVVFLVLLWMFILFVANVVRTDLYGRRVPVASLSAIPADRGRGKGRSKVPTRFAITAGPQQGVSVPVEPTINLGRAADSTLLLDDDYASARHAQLVQQDADSWLITDLRSTNGTYVNGKLVTEPTRVTVGDVVRIGKTLMRLEI; from the coding sequence GTGTCGGACCTCATCATTGCGGCCATCAAGGTCGTCTTCCTGGTGCTGTTGTGGATGTTCATCCTCTTCGTGGCAAACGTGGTGCGCACGGACCTCTACGGCCGCCGGGTGCCCGTCGCCTCCCTGTCCGCGATTCCGGCCGACCGAGGGCGGGGCAAGGGCCGCTCGAAGGTACCGACGCGATTCGCCATCACGGCCGGCCCTCAGCAGGGCGTCTCCGTCCCCGTCGAACCGACGATCAACCTCGGGCGGGCCGCCGACTCCACCCTCCTGCTCGACGACGACTACGCGTCGGCCCGCCACGCGCAGCTCGTCCAACAGGACGCCGACAGCTGGCTGATCACCGACCTCCGCTCCACCAACGGGACCTACGTCAACGGCAAACTCGTCACCGAGCCCACCAGGGTGACCGTCGGCGACGTGGTGCGCATCGGCAAGACCCTGATGCGACTGGAGATCTAG
- a CDS encoding FhaA domain-containing protein, protein MGVFDKAEKRIESAVGKVFARAFKGYVHPVEIVAGIQRELDAEAKLLSRDKRLVPNVFTIGLSQNDYDRLAPYAKTLNTEILPGIRDHAADRSYVFNGPIAIDYVLDTSLPTGQFTVASQAVSSEDTPSSSPQPRPGTMVLEVSGVRHPLVAPGLLIGRGAEADLRLNDPGVSRRHALISVSGDPEHPIITIEDLGSTNGVHVNGSRVTKTRVGEGARIEIGRTRMLIHTPSES, encoded by the coding sequence ATGGGAGTCTTCGACAAGGCCGAGAAGCGCATCGAGTCCGCGGTCGGCAAGGTTTTTGCACGCGCCTTCAAGGGCTACGTGCATCCCGTCGAGATCGTCGCTGGGATCCAGCGGGAGCTGGACGCCGAGGCCAAGCTGCTCAGCCGTGACAAGCGCCTGGTGCCTAACGTGTTCACCATCGGTCTGTCGCAGAATGACTACGACCGCCTCGCGCCCTACGCGAAGACCCTGAACACCGAGATCCTGCCGGGCATCCGCGACCACGCCGCGGACCGGAGCTACGTCTTCAACGGTCCCATCGCCATCGACTACGTCCTCGACACCTCGCTGCCGACGGGCCAGTTCACGGTCGCGAGTCAGGCCGTCTCCAGCGAGGACACCCCCTCCTCGAGCCCACAGCCCCGGCCCGGCACCATGGTGCTCGAGGTCAGCGGCGTCCGGCACCCGCTGGTCGCCCCCGGCCTGTTGATCGGCCGAGGTGCCGAGGCCGACCTCCGCCTCAACGACCCCGGAGTCTCCCGCAGGCACGCGCTGATCAGCGTCTCCGGCGACCCGGAGCACCCCATCATCACCATCGAGGACCTCGGGTCCACGAACGGCGTCCACGTCAACGGAAGCCGCGTCACGAAGACCCGCGTCGGCGAGGGGGCCCGGATCGAGATCGGGCGCACACGCATGCTGATCCACACGCCTTCGGAGTCCTGA
- the meaB gene encoding methylmalonyl Co-A mutase-associated GTPase MeaB — translation MRKFDVDKLVEGITQGNRALIAQSITLVESVKPAHRELAHQLLQRIQPMTGKAFRVGISGVPGAGKSTFINAMGVKLVQERNHRVAVLAVDPSSSRTGGSILGDRTRMADLAALDDVFVRPSPSAGHLGGVARATRESMLVLEAAGYDVVLVETVGVGQSEVAVSGMVDTFLMLQVARTGDQLQGIKRGILELADVIAITKADGDNEQAARVAARELAIAMKLISSDNDKRRAPVLTCSSYTGDGLDEVWEAVLKHRAELESDGDLSARRHAQQRDWLWNMVRDELSEALRTSPEVQAVAAEVEAKLDTETLSALEGAQVILGAFADAITTFPWGRRSAD, via the coding sequence ATGCGCAAGTTCGACGTTGACAAGCTCGTTGAGGGCATCACACAGGGCAACCGGGCGCTGATCGCGCAGTCGATCACGCTCGTCGAGTCGGTCAAGCCCGCCCACCGCGAACTGGCGCACCAGCTCCTGCAGCGTATCCAGCCGATGACAGGCAAGGCGTTCCGCGTCGGTATCTCCGGCGTCCCCGGCGCCGGTAAGTCCACCTTCATCAACGCCATGGGCGTCAAGCTCGTGCAGGAACGCAACCACCGCGTCGCAGTGCTGGCCGTCGACCCGTCGAGCTCGCGAACCGGCGGCTCCATCCTCGGCGACCGCACCCGCATGGCCGACCTGGCCGCCCTCGACGACGTTTTCGTCCGCCCATCCCCGTCAGCCGGACATCTGGGCGGCGTCGCGCGCGCCACGCGCGAGTCGATGCTCGTCCTGGAGGCTGCGGGCTACGACGTCGTGCTCGTCGAGACGGTGGGCGTCGGGCAGTCGGAGGTCGCGGTCTCCGGCATGGTCGACACGTTCCTGATGTTGCAGGTGGCCCGCACCGGCGACCAGCTGCAGGGCATCAAGCGCGGGATCCTCGAACTCGCCGACGTGATCGCCATCACGAAGGCCGACGGCGACAACGAGCAGGCGGCCCGGGTCGCGGCCCGGGAGCTCGCCATCGCCATGAAACTGATCTCCAGCGACAACGACAAGCGCCGAGCCCCCGTGCTCACCTGTTCCTCCTACACCGGCGACGGCCTGGACGAGGTGTGGGAGGCGGTGCTGAAGCACCGCGCCGAGCTGGAGTCCGACGGCGACCTCTCCGCCCGACGCCACGCCCAGCAGCGGGACTGGCTGTGGAACATGGTGCGCGACGAGCTCTCCGAGGCTCTGCGGACCTCCCCCGAGGTGCAGGCGGTGGCGGCAGAGGTAGAAGCCAAACTGGACACGGAGACCCTGTCCGCGCTCGAGGGTGCGCAGGTCATCCTGGGCGCCTTCGCGGACGCGATCACGACCTTCCCCTGGGGCCGTCGGAGCGCGGACTGA